The Candidatus Dormiibacterota bacterium DNA segment GTCGGAAATATAGTGCCCCGCGGGCCGGGTGCAAGGATCCGACCCCTCAAACCCTTACGCTCCTTGACTTTTGAGGATCGCCGCGTAGAATCAATCCGCCATGAGGCCCCTGCGACAGGCATTCCTTCCGACCGCGATCGCGGCCATCCTGATCCTCCCCGGGATCTCCCTGGGCGAGGGCCAGGGACCCGTGACCGATTTCTCCAGGGTCAAAGAAGTCGATTGGTCGGGCCTGTCGGAATCGCAGAAGAAGGTCGGCCTCAAGGTCATGAACGAGAACGGCTGCAACTGCGGCTGCAAGATGACGATCGCGGTGTGCCGGGAGCGCGACTCGTCCTGCCGCCGGAGTCTCATTTTCGCCCGGACGATCCTCGACGCCCTCCACGAGGGCAAGCCGGAGAACGAGGCCGTCCGCGTGCTGAAGGCCAAGTCCGACACGTTCGTCGAGGCCAAGCTTCCGGACGACGCGGGTGTCGTCTACCGGATCGACTCAGGGAAGAGCCCGATGCGCGGACCCAAGGAAGCGCCCGTGTCGATCATCGAGTTCTCCGACTTCCAATGTCCGTATTGCGCCGGGCTGGAGTCCACCCTGGATCAGGTCCTCAAGGCGTTTCCGAAGGAAGTCAATCTGATCTACAAGCAGTTCCCGCTCAACATCCACCAGTACGCGCGCCAGGCGGCGGTGGCGTCCATGGCCGCGCACCAGCAGGGGAAGTTCTGGCAGCTGCACGATAAGATGTTCCAGAACTCCACGGCCATCAGCGAAGAGAACATCAAGAAGTGGGCCAAGGAGGTCGGGCTGAACATGGGAGACTTCGAGAAGTCGATGCAGTCCGGCGCCCTGGAGACCATGGTCCAGAAGGATCTCGCCGACGGTGCCGGCGCGCGCGTCCTGGGCACGCCCACCCTTTTCATCAACGGCAAGCGGGTGCAGGATCGTTCGTTCGAGGGGTTCAAGAAGACGATCCTGGAGGAGCTCGCCGCCGCCCGGACGGCGCCGAAGCCGGTTCCCGCGAAAACGCCGGCCGCCGCCAGGTCGTCCGTCAAGAACTAGCAGCCCGTCCGGTTCCTCTCCTAACCTCCGCCGCCGCTCTCCAGTCGAAGAAGGAGTTTCTGAAGCTCTGGCGCCTGGGGCTGCTCCGGATCCATCCGCAACGCCGCCTTGAGGTGCGCGACGGCCCTCTCGCGGTTCCGAATCCGCTCCGCGTAGAGGAGCCCGAGGCTGCGGTGCGCATCGGACAGCCCGGGATCGAGGCGGAGCGCCGTCTCGTACTGGTCGGCGGCCTCCGTGTACTTCCCCTGGCGTGTGAGGAGGTAACCCAGGAAGTTGGCGGCGCGGGCCGAAGGGGGCGTCGAAGAGACCGCGATCCGGAACTCGCGCTCGGCCGTCCCGACATCCCCCTTCCAGAGGGCGACCTCCCCGAGTCCGCGGTGCGCCTCGGCCAGTGCCGGTTCAAGGCGGAATCCGGCCTCGAACTGCTCGGCGGCCTCGTCCCGGCGCGAGGCGGCGGTGAGGGCGTCTCCCAGGTTGATCCTGTAGATGGCGACCGCGGATTCGAGGCGCACAGCGGTCCGCAGATCCGCCACCGCCGCGCCCACGTTGCCCCGCAGGAGCTCGATCGAGCCCAGGTTGTTCCAGGCGCGCGACGAATTCGCATCCAGCTCCAGCGCTCTCCGGAACGCCTGCTCGGCGCGGGACTGATCCCCCATTTTCCGGTAGGCCGTTCCGAGATTGATCGCAAGGTCCGCGTCCTTCGGGTTTTTCTCCGCCGCCGTCTCGAGCAGACCGAGGGCTTCCGCGGCCTGACCCTGCTGAACGAGCGCCATCCCGAGATTGACGCGTGCGTCCTGGAAATCCGGGTAGATCGCCAGCGCCGCCCGGTAGCTCTGTGACGCGTCGCCGTAGCGCGCCTCTCTCAGGTACGCATTTCCCAGGTTGTACTGGATCCGGGCGCTGCGCGGCGAGACGCGGGCGGCGCTGCTGTACAGGGAGAAGTCGTCCTTCCAATCGGGGATGCGCGTGTAGGACCGACCGAGCAGGAGAGCGGCCGCGACGGCCGCGACGACCCACGCGAATGCGCGCGCCCCGCCTCGATCGGGCCGACCGGCGGCCCAGCCCGCGAGAAGGCACAGACCCGCGCTCGGCAGGTACATGAGCCTTTCCGCGAGGAGCGTGCCGATGAACAGCGTGATGTTCGTCGTGAGGCACGCGCTCACCGCCATGAACAGCAGGGCGAAGCCGGCCATGGGAGCGCGTCGCAGGAGCCACAGCCCCGCCGCGAGCACGGCG contains these protein-coding regions:
- a CDS encoding thioredoxin domain-containing protein — encoded protein: MRPLRQAFLPTAIAAILILPGISLGEGQGPVTDFSRVKEVDWSGLSESQKKVGLKVMNENGCNCGCKMTIAVCRERDSSCRRSLIFARTILDALHEGKPENEAVRVLKAKSDTFVEAKLPDDAGVVYRIDSGKSPMRGPKEAPVSIIEFSDFQCPYCAGLESTLDQVLKAFPKEVNLIYKQFPLNIHQYARQAAVASMAAHQQGKFWQLHDKMFQNSTAISEENIKKWAKEVGLNMGDFEKSMQSGALETMVQKDLADGAGARVLGTPTLFINGKRVQDRSFEGFKKTILEELAAARTAPKPVPAKTPAAARSSVKN
- a CDS encoding tetratricopeptide repeat protein; amino-acid sequence: MTGRRLLLLVCPLLALALYLPALRSDFVFDDRGVILMNPLMTDLRELPRLLVTPYWNAPGHAHDLYRPLTSASFAVDAAISGMRPAWFHLVNAILHALATLLVTLLALDLAGGRTPAAAVAGILFAVHPVHVEAVAGIVGRSEILAAAGVLTAILFHRRALLDPRRGVSPLTGAAWLACLLGMFAKESAIVGPALCLLSEAGLPPAAPASRRRAALYVGYAACVAIYLTTRMAVLGGLGPGGPIPFVDNPAAAAGPFDGRLTGLGTLVRYAALLVWPLHLSADYSYDQIPIIRSLRDPLAAGGLVLALAVLAAGLWLLRRAPMAGFALLFMAVSACLTTNITLFIGTLLAERLMYLPSAGLCLLAGWAAGRPDRGGARAFAWVVAAVAAALLLGRSYTRIPDWKDDFSLYSSAARVSPRSARIQYNLGNAYLREARYGDASQSYRAALAIYPDFQDARVNLGMALVQQGQAAEALGLLETAAEKNPKDADLAINLGTAYRKMGDQSRAEQAFRRALELDANSSRAWNNLGSIELLRGNVGAAVADLRTAVRLESAVAIYRINLGDALTAASRRDEAAEQFEAGFRLEPALAEAHRGLGEVALWKGDVGTAEREFRIAVSSTPPSARAANFLGYLLTRQGKYTEAADQYETALRLDPGLSDAHRSLGLLYAERIRNRERAVAHLKAALRMDPEQPQAPELQKLLLRLESGGGG